In Parus major isolate Abel chromosome 3, Parus_major1.1, whole genome shotgun sequence, the following are encoded in one genomic region:
- the TENT5A gene encoding terminal nucleotidyltransferase 5A, which translates to MADDEKAGGSSADGGESAHCNVLSWEQVQRLDRILSETIPIHGRGNFPTLAMQPRQIVKVVRSRLEEKGIGLRDVRLNGSAASHVLHQDSGLGYKDLDLIFCADLKGEAEFQTVKDVVLDCLLDFLPEGVNKEKITPLTLKEAYVQKMVKVCNDSDRWSLISLSNNSGKNVELKFVDSLRRQFEFSVDSFQIKLDSLLLFYECSENPMTETFHPTIIGESVYGDFQEAFDHLCNKIIATRNPEEIRGGGLLKYCNLLVRGFRAASESEIKSLQRYMCSRFFIDFSDIGEQQRKLESYLQNHFVGLEDRKYDYLMTLHGVVNESTVCLMGHERRQTLNLITMLAIRVLAEQNIIPNVANVTCYYQPAPYVADANFSNYYIAQVQTVFPCQQHTYSTWLPCN; encoded by the exons ATGGCAGACGATGAGAAGGCCGGCGGGAGTTCCGCGGACGGCGGCGAGAGCGCGCACTGCAAcgtgctgagctgggagcaagTGCAGCGTCTGGACCGCATCCTCAGCGAAACCATCCCCATCCACGGCCGCGGCAACTTCCCCACGCTGGCCATGCAGCCTCGACAGATCGTCAAGGTGGTGCGGAGCCGGCTGGAAGAGAAGGGCATCGGCCTGCGGGACGTGCGGCTGAACGGCTCGGCCGCCAGCCACGTCCTCCACCAGGACAGCGGCCTGGGCTACAAGGACTTGGACCTCATCTTCTGCGCCGACCTCAAAGGAGAAGCCGAATTTCAGACTGTGAAGGACGTGGTCTTGGACTGCCTCTTGGATTTCTTACCCGAGGGGGTGAATAAGGAGAAGATCACGCCTCTCACACTCAAG GAGGCTTATGTGCAGAAAATGGTAAAAGTATGCAATGATTCAGACCGATGGAGTCTTATCTCCCTGTCCAACAACAGTGGCAAAAATGTGGAGCTGAAATTTGTGGACTCTCTGAGGCGGCAGTTTGAATTCAGTGTCGATTCCTTTCAAATCAAGCTGGactccctgctgcttttttatGAGTGCTCAGAGAATCCGATGACTGAAACTTTTCACCCAACTATCATTGGCGAGAGCGTTTATGGGGATTTCCAGGAAGCCTTTGATCACCTCTGCAACAAGATAATTGCCACCAGAAACCCAGAAGAAATCAGAGGAGGTGGTCTGCTGAAGTACTGCAACCTTTTGGTAAGGGGCTTTAGGGCAGCCTCTGAATCTGAGATTAAATCCCTGCAGAGATACATGTGTTCGAGGTTTTTCATTGACTTCTCAGACATTGGCgaacagcagagaaagctgGAGTCCTACTTGCAGAACCACTTTGTGGGATTAGAAGACCGCAAGTATGACTATCTCATGACCCTTCACGGTGTGGTGAATGAGAGCACAGTGTGCCTGATGGGACATGAGAGGAGACAGACTCTGAATCTGATCACCATGCTGGCTATCCGGGTCCTAGCCGAGCAGAATATCATCCCCAATGTGGCCAATGTCACCTGCTATTACCAGCCAGCCCCATACGTAGCAGATGCCAACTTCAGCAATTACTATATTGCCCAGGTTCAGACGGTGTTCCCTTGCCAGCAGCACACATACTCTACTTGGCTGCCCTGTAATTAA